In Calditrichota bacterium, the sequence TCTGCTACCCATAAATTCTTTCCGTCGAAAGTGAGGCCGGTGGAAAAATGGCCCGGCGCCGGGAAAGACGAAATCACGTCGCCAACCCGTGCCTGAGCCAAAAGAGCAGTGGACATCACTATTAACAGGGAAACTAAAGCAACTTTGCATTTTTCAGATTTCATGAATTGACCTCCCTGGAAATTGTACATTTAAATTTTTTGTCCCTCCAAAAGCTTAAAACCTCTGAAAGGATTCTGCTGCGTCATGATTTTGCAAAAAAATCTTTATGTACATCAAAACCAAACTCCGATTGAGCATTTTCAAATTGCGCCAACGCTTTGAGAGCAAATTCTTTGTCGCTCAAACCCAGCCCAGTAGCCAGAGCGTAAATAATGACAAAAATTGCGCCGATTGAATTGATAAACACAATGTTGTGGGTTTTAACAGGGAAAACAACGTCTGAAAACCGCGTAATGGGAGATACGAGTTTGTCGGTGATGGAAATGACTTTTGCCCCGCGAGATCGAGCGACTTCGGCGGCATTTATGGTTTCAATTGAATAAGGAGGGAGACTGATGCCGATTAAGGCGTCGTTTTCTTGTAAAGAAAGTATTTGTTCGTGGAAGCTCAAACTACCGTGACTGAAAGCTTTGGCTTTTAACGACAATTTATTCAAAAAATAGGCAGCGATCTGAGAAAGGTACGATGATATCCCTAATCCCATGGCGTAGATGTGAGGCGCTTCTTTCAAAATGGCCACTGCCTTATCAAATGCCGCCTGATCGAGGGAGTGCAGTGTTTCCTGAATATTCTGGATTTCATCGCTGGCAATTGTCGTCAGAAATTCGGACCGGAGATGAGAGTTTTGCAATGCGGCTTTAAGTTTATTGGAAGGCTTGAGATCATTGCGCAGGCGATTTGTGAGCTCTGTTTTTAGCTCAAGAAATCCTTTGTAACCGAGCGATTGCGCCAGCCGCACGACAGTGGCCTTGCCTACGCCCAATTTATCTGCAATCGTATCAATAGATGACAGAGCTATTTCTTCGGGATGATCTATCAGAAATTGAGCAATTTTTTTCTGATTTCGAGTGAGATGATCAAAGTTTTTGAGGATCAATTTTTTGTAAGAAGTTAAATCAGCCATGTCTTTAACTCCAATGAGATTGTGTTTTTATTCTTCAGCCGCAAAGTCTCCAGACTTAAAAAATTGGAAAGATCTTAACGACTTCTGTTTTTATGCTAAAATTTCTCATATCAGTTTAATCTGGCGACATTAGCGGCATGTTTTTATTTTAGTTTTTTGAACTTGAGAAAATCAACCGATCTCACATTTAAAAGAGAAAGCTTGCCGGAAGTTGGTACAAAAAATGTTCTTTGCGTTTGAATTAAATTTTTCAGATGTTAATTACTGTGAAACTTTTGTACCACTGCATTATATGTTTTTTTTATTAAAATGTCAAGAAAAATTTAAAAAAAGTGACAATAATTTTGAAATATTTGAATCAATGCTCGTTTCATGTTTGTTGTCCGAAGGGGGCAGAAAGCAGAAAAAAAATTTCATTGCAAAGCGGAGAGAACACTTCTAAAAAGAAAATCGCCGTAAATCTCCATATTTTCTTTCAATCGTTGAGTTCCGTCCATTCTGAAAAGATGAGATTTGACGTCGGTGGGTTTAATTCTCTGCCATTGTCAATCCTCATATTTACAAGTTGTCAATTTTCAACTTGATTTTGACTTTGATTTTTTGTAAGTTATAAACACAATTCGAGTTGAATTCTGATACGACTCCTGAAAGGGGAAGATTGTTGGACAAGAAGCAGATATTCACCATACCGAATTTTATTTCGTTCTTTCGCTTGTTGTTGTTAATCCCGGTAGGAATTTTTTTATGGAATGAAAATTATCTTGCCATGGGGCTCATTATTGTTATTGGAGTTGCTTCAGACTTTTTAGACGGTATTCTCGCGAGGCGGCTCAATCAAATTTCCGAAATGGGAAAAATGCTCGACCCGCTGGCCGATAAATTAGTGATCGGATTAACGACGGTGATATTGTACCTCAAACATCAAATGCCGCTGTGGTTGGTAATCCTCATCATCGGCAGAGATGTTGCCATTTTGATAGGCGGTTTATTTTATGCAAAAAGATTTAAATTCATTACGCCCTCGAATCTCATTGGGAAAATAACCGCCAACGTGCTTGCGGTGACTCTTATCAGTTATATTTTTCAAATCAACGTTCTCAAAGAGATTTTTTCAGCATTAACGGTCATTTTTGTTTTTCTATCCAGTGTCAGTTATTTGATTCGTTTGATTTACCATTTGCAAGGGAAAAAAGAAGTCGTACCAAAACTTTAATAGCCACTTGTCATTGAAAATGGAGGTTAAGTCATGGAAAAGGCGGGATATATTCTGCTGGGGATTGTCTTTCTCATTTATGTTGTGGCAATGTTCGTGGGGTTGATTGTAGCTTTTCCCTGGGGTCTTGTCGGATTGGTTGCCATTGCCGGGATCGGGCTGCTGTTCATGAAGGTCGTTACTGACCGCATCGAAAACAAAGAAGACGATTACTACGACAAAAATGTTAAATTGTAAAAAACAGGAGGTCGTATGCTGATTACAACGCAAGATGAGTTTGCCGATTACCAAATCACGAAAACGCTGGGTTTGGTTCGCGGAAATACCATTCGCGCGCGTCATGTTGGAAAAGACATTCTGGCTGGACTGAGAATGCTCGTTGGCGGAGAAATTACCGAGTACACGAAAATGCTGGCGGAATCCCGGGAGCAATCACTGGATCGTATGATCAAAGAAGCCGAAGATTTGGGCGCTGACGCCATCGTTTGCGTCAGATTTACCACGTCCGCTGTCATGCAAGCATCGGCTGAACTGTTGGCTTATGGCACAGCGGTCAAAATAAAACCGAAGAAATAAACTCGCCACGATCATAATGACACATTTTTTTATTGGAGATTCTGATTCCCCATACAATAAATCGGAAAGGTCT encodes:
- a CDS encoding MurR/RpiR family transcriptional regulator, with protein sequence MADLTSYKKLILKNFDHLTRNQKKIAQFLIDHPEEIALSSIDTIADKLGVGKATVVRLAQSLGYKGFLELKTELTNRLRNDLKPSNKLKAALQNSHLRSEFLTTIASDEIQNIQETLHSLDQAAFDKAVAILKEAPHIYAMGLGISSYLSQIAAYFLNKLSLKAKAFSHGSLSFHEQILSLQENDALIGISLPPYSIETINAAEVARSRGAKVISITDKLVSPITRFSDVVFPVKTHNIVFINSIGAIFVIIYALATGLGLSDKEFALKALAQFENAQSEFGFDVHKDFFAKS
- a CDS encoding YbjQ family protein — protein: MLITTQDEFADYQITKTLGLVRGNTIRARHVGKDILAGLRMLVGGEITEYTKMLAESREQSLDRMIKEAEDLGADAIVCVRFTTSAVMQASAELLAYGTAVKIKPKK